The following is a genomic window from Candidatus Dependentiae bacterium.
GAAATGATAAGTTCACTAAAAGGTGAATTTTCAAATAGCAAGGCGGCATTTGTTGTTGGCTATAAAGGCTTAACAGTAAAACAATTGCAGACTCTGCGTAGAGAATTGTCGGCACAACAAGGCACATTGAAAGTTGCTAAGGCTCGTCTTATGAGACGCGCTGTGCAAGGCTTAGAAGGTGTTAACGATTTGGCTCCTTATTTTAAAGAGCAAATCGGGGTTGTTTTTGTTGCACAAGAAGCTCCTGCTGTAGCAAAAGTTTTACATGAGTTTTCAAAAAACAACGCTGCACTACTTTTGGTGGCAGGTTTTTTTGATTCTCGTGTGATGCCAAGTGAATCAGTTGTGCGTCTAGCAAGCTTACCATCAAGAGACGTATTGTTGGCTCAAGTGTGTGGTACATTGAAAGCTCCTACTGTTAAATTGGTTCGAGTTCTTGATATGCAGATTATGGGACTTCTATGGACTCTACAAAAAATTGCTGAACAAAAACAGCAGTAATTTGGAGTTTGGTAAGAAAGCATTTTTAGTATTATTTTTGTTTAATTAGTAAAGAATTGTGTAGTTTAACTTATTATTATGTTTGGAGAAAAAATGGCAGAAAAGTCATTTAATACTTTAATTGATTCAATTGGTAACATGTCAGTTATTGAATTGTCAGATTTTGTTAAGGCGCTTGAAGAAAAGTTTGGCGTTTCAGCAGCTATGCCTATGGCAGCAGCAGCAGCTCCAGTAGCAGCAGCTCCAGTAGCAGAAGAAAAGTCTGAGTACAAAGTTACTTTAGAAAGCAGTGGCCCTGAAAAAATCAAGACCATCAAAGCATTGCGTACAGTTGTTGCAGAATTAAACTTAACTGATGCAAAGAAAATGGTTGAAGAAGCTCCACAAGTAATCAAAGAAGCTGCTCCTAAAGATCTTGCTAATAAGATCAAAGAAGCTCTTGAGGCTGCAGGAGCAAAAGTTAAACTTTCATAAGCATTGTTTTTTAAGCAACGTTTTAAAGTTTAATTTTTTTATAGAAGTGGAAGTCCTCTTTGTGGGGGTGAACTAAATTTTAAATTCGGTAATTATGAGGAGCGACTTAATGTCTAACGTGGACATGGGCAAAGGTAATATTCGTAAATCTTTTGGGAAGATTAAGAGTATTGTTCCAGTTCCTAATTTGATTGAAATTCAATCAACATCATTCAATGATTTTGTACAGTTGGATTATCTTCCTGAAGAGCGCCAATTAATTGGTCTCGAGAAGGTTTTAAAGGATGTTTTTCCAATAGAGTATGAAGATAAGATGTCGTTGGAGTATGTGAGTTACGAGTTGGGAAGCTGGGCTTGCACATGCGGTAAGTTAACCGGTATCGAAAATCGTTATCAATGGAGTTGTTCCTCGTGTAAAAAGTCCGATTGTTCACGCCTTGATGAGGACTTGACTTGCACATTCTGTAAGAAAAAAAATGCTCGCTATAAGGCCTGTTCTAATTGTCTATCTCGTGTCGTTGTAAAGTTGGCAATGTCATTTGACGAATGTCGTTCAAGTGGACAGACCTTCTCAATGCCCCTCAAGGTTAAGATTCAATTAATCAGTTGGGCTAAAGATGGCGCGGATAAAAAAGTCGTTCACGATATCAAAGAACAAAATATTTTCTTTGCTGATATCCCGGTTATGGGCGATTTATATGAAGACAGGGGTCGATTTAAGCTCGGTAATCTTGGTACGTTCTTGATTAACGGCGTAGATCGCGTTATAGTGAGTCAGCTGCACCGTTCTCCTGGTGTGGTATTTTCACAAAGTAAAAAAGTAAAAGATTTCCGTGGGCGTCCATACTATTTAGCACGTATCATTCCGATGCGTGGTTCTTGGCTTGATTTTGAATTCGATAGTAATGATCATCTATACGTTCGTATAGATAAAAAGAAAAAGCTACCGGTTACAACATTCTTGCAAGCGCTTGGTGTTGCTCGCGAAGAAATTATTCCACTTTTCTACAGTTTCGATGTTATCACCTATGAAAAGGGTGAATTTTTCAGAAAAATCGATGACAGTCTTTTGGGTCAACGTCTTGAAAAAGGCATGTTGTCTGAAAAAGATGAAAAAGGCTTTATTGGCATTCGTGTGACTCGTGAAACACTTGCTCAATTAGGTAAAGCTGGCATCAAAAAATTAACATTAAGAACACCAAGCTTGCTCAATAGAGTTCTTGCCAAGGATTTGATTGATCCAGAAACTGGCGAATTGTTGATTGAGCAGGGTCAAGTATTTACAGAAGATCACTTAGAGATCATTAAGCGTTTTAAAACAATTGAGCTAGAACTCATCCGATCATCCGGTTATGTTTTTCAGCCAACAATCGCTATGACATTAACGCATGACCGTTGTTTTTCATATGACGATGCGTTAAAAGATGTCCATATAAAAATATGGCCTGGCGATAGCGCAACGCTTCAAGAAATCAAAGAGCGTTTTGAGAATCTATTCTTTAATCCACGTTTTTACGAACTAACTAAAGTTGGTCGTATACGTATGAATAGAAAATTAAGCCTTAATATTCCTGTCGAAACTATGGTTTTGAGTAAAGAAGATATTATTGCTACTGTTCGTTATTTAGTAAACTTACGTGAACGTGGCGAAGGTGAACTTGATGATATTGATCATCTTGGTAATCGACGTGTGCGTTTGGTGGGCGAACTACTTAACAATCAGGTTTATCTTGGATTCTTGCGTATTGAACGTATCGTTCGTGAACGTTTTAGAATGCAAGAAGCTCATGGTGCGTTAATGCCTCAAGATTTTCTTAACGTAAAACCTATGAGTGCCGTAATGAGAGAATTCTTTGGTTTAGGCCAATTGTCTCAATTTATGGATCAAACCAATCCATTGGCTGAGCTTGCGCATAAACGTAGACTTTCAGCTCTTGGGCCCGGCGGTGTACTTAAGGATCGTGCTACCTATGAGATTCGTGACGTTCATACCTCACACTATGGTCGCATCTGTCCTATTGAAACGCCAGAAGGTCAAACTGTTGGTTTGATTTCATCTTTGGCTACGTATGCAATGGTTAATGATCTTGGTTTTATTGAAACGGCTTATCGTCCAGTAAAAAATTCAAAGATTTTAGATGAAGTTGTATTCTTGGATGCGTTTGAAGAAGCCGATAAGTTTATTGCACAGGCTGATTCTGTTAAGAAGAGTAACACCTTAAAGGGCGATAGAATTTTTGCCCGTAATCAAGGTAACTTCCTTTATATCGAAGCAGAAAATATTAATTATATCGACCTTTCACCAAAACAATTAGTGTCCGTTTCTGCTGCTTTGATTCCTTTCTTAGAGCATGATGACGCATCTCGTGCCTTAATGGGTGCAAACATGCAACGTCAGGCGGTTCCTCTTATTAAAACCACAGCGCCAATCGTTGGTACTGGTATGGAAAAAGAGATTGTTAAGGCGTCCGGTTCGGTTATTACTGCAAAGCGCGCAGGTATTGTAGAATACGTTGCGGCTGATAAAGTGGTTATTCGTGCTCATGAAGATGAATTTAGAAATATGGATGATTGGATTTCTCAAGGTATTGATACCTATCATTTAAAGAAATTCCTACGTTCAAGTTACAGCACTTGGATTCATCACACCCCTATTGTAAAAAGAGGTGATGTTGTCTATGTTGGTGATGTACTGACCAATGGTCCGGCTATTAATAATGGTGAACTTGCTCTAGGAGCAAACTTACTCGTTGCCTTTATGCCGTGGCATGGTTACAACTATGAAGACGCAATTGTTTTAAGTAAGCGATTGGTTTCTGGCGATATGTTAACTTCAGTTCATATTGATGAATATCCAGTAGATGCTCGTGATACCAAGCTTGGGCCTGAAGAAATTACGCGCGACATTCCTAATGTGAGTGAAGTTGCGTTAGAGGGTCTTGATGAAGATGGTATTGTCCGTATTGGTACACGTGTGAGACCGGGTGATATTTTAGTTGGTAAAGTTACCCTCAAGGGCGATGTTCAATATTCTCCAGAAGAGAAATTATTGCGTGCCATATTTGGTGAAAAATCTCGTGAAGTACGTGATACTTCTTTGAGAGTACCACCAGGGATTGAAGGTACGGTTGTTGATGTTAAAATATTCTCTCGTAGCGGTGTCAGAAAAGATAAACGTTATAAAGATGAAGTAACTAAGTTTACTAATAAACTTGAGTTTGATTTTACTCATCATGTTTCATTCCTTGAAGCGATGTTGTTATCAAAAATCGCTCAAGAGCTTGATGGTAAAAAACCTTTTTCTGAATCAATGAAATCTGTTCTTACAGATGGTTCATTTGACAAGGAAAAAATCGCTGCTCAACCATGGGCAACGGTTATTACCTTAAAGGCTAAAGAAAAGTCTTTAAACGATGCGATTAAAGCAATTAAAGATTCGTTCGAAAACCAAGTAAGAATTCTTATTGGGTTAAAAGAAGAACGTATTAATAGATTGAAAAAGGGTGATCCACTTGCTTCTGGCGTTATTAAGATGGTTAAAGTCTACATAGCAATGAAGCGTACGGTTGCCGTTGGTGATAAAATTGCTGGTCGCCATGGTAACAAGGGTGTGGTTTCTACTATTGTTCCTCGTGAGGATATGCCATATCTACAAGATGGTACCTCGGTGGACGTTGTATTGAACCCGCTTGGTGTTCCGTCTCGTATGAACGTGGGCCAAATTTTGGAAACAATTTTAGGTCTTGCTGGTCGTGAGCTTGGTAATAAGCTCCAAAATATGTTGGATACCAAAGGCTATCAAGACGTTAGAAAATATTTAAGTACCTATTACGGTCAAGACCTTGTTGATTCTTATGAGAAATCATATGGAAAAGATGAAGTTATGCTG
Proteins encoded in this region:
- the rpoB gene encoding DNA-directed RNA polymerase subunit beta; its protein translation is MSNVDMGKGNIRKSFGKIKSIVPVPNLIEIQSTSFNDFVQLDYLPEERQLIGLEKVLKDVFPIEYEDKMSLEYVSYELGSWACTCGKLTGIENRYQWSCSSCKKSDCSRLDEDLTCTFCKKKNARYKACSNCLSRVVVKLAMSFDECRSSGQTFSMPLKVKIQLISWAKDGADKKVVHDIKEQNIFFADIPVMGDLYEDRGRFKLGNLGTFLINGVDRVIVSQLHRSPGVVFSQSKKVKDFRGRPYYLARIIPMRGSWLDFEFDSNDHLYVRIDKKKKLPVTTFLQALGVAREEIIPLFYSFDVITYEKGEFFRKIDDSLLGQRLEKGMLSEKDEKGFIGIRVTRETLAQLGKAGIKKLTLRTPSLLNRVLAKDLIDPETGELLIEQGQVFTEDHLEIIKRFKTIELELIRSSGYVFQPTIAMTLTHDRCFSYDDALKDVHIKIWPGDSATLQEIKERFENLFFNPRFYELTKVGRIRMNRKLSLNIPVETMVLSKEDIIATVRYLVNLRERGEGELDDIDHLGNRRVRLVGELLNNQVYLGFLRIERIVRERFRMQEAHGALMPQDFLNVKPMSAVMREFFGLGQLSQFMDQTNPLAELAHKRRLSALGPGGVLKDRATYEIRDVHTSHYGRICPIETPEGQTVGLISSLATYAMVNDLGFIETAYRPVKNSKILDEVVFLDAFEEADKFIAQADSVKKSNTLKGDRIFARNQGNFLYIEAENINYIDLSPKQLVSVSAALIPFLEHDDASRALMGANMQRQAVPLIKTTAPIVGTGMEKEIVKASGSVITAKRAGIVEYVAADKVVIRAHEDEFRNMDDWISQGIDTYHLKKFLRSSYSTWIHHTPIVKRGDVVYVGDVLTNGPAINNGELALGANLLVAFMPWHGYNYEDAIVLSKRLVSGDMLTSVHIDEYPVDARDTKLGPEEITRDIPNVSEVALEGLDEDGIVRIGTRVRPGDILVGKVTLKGDVQYSPEEKLLRAIFGEKSREVRDTSLRVPPGIEGTVVDVKIFSRSGVRKDKRYKDEVTKFTNKLEFDFTHHVSFLEAMLLSKIAQELDGKKPFSESMKSVLTDGSFDKEKIAAQPWATVITLKAKEKSLNDAIKAIKDSFENQVRILIGLKEERINRLKKGDPLASGVIKMVKVYIAMKRTVAVGDKIAGRHGNKGVVSTIVPREDMPYLQDGTSVDVVLNPLGVPSRMNVGQILETILGLAGRELGNKLQNMLDTKGYQDVRKYLSTYYGQDLVDSYEKSYGKDEVMLLARKTAKNGFLFSTPVFDGANFDQEIKPLLDELSLPESGAFTLFDGRTGEHFDQPVTVGTIYMMKLHHMVDDKLHARSVGPYSLVTQQPLGGKAQQGGQRLGEMEVWALEAYGAAYTLQEMLTYKSDDVTGRHKAYEAIVRGEDVSEPGVPESFNVLIKELQSLGLQVNLFKSGKEKVDE
- the rplJ gene encoding 50S ribosomal protein L10 → MNRDQKTEMISSLKGEFSNSKAAFVVGYKGLTVKQLQTLRRELSAQQGTLKVAKARLMRRAVQGLEGVNDLAPYFKEQIGVVFVAQEAPAVAKVLHEFSKNNAALLLVAGFFDSRVMPSESVVRLASLPSRDVLLAQVCGTLKAPTVKLVRVLDMQIMGLLWTLQKIAEQKQQ
- the rplL gene encoding 50S ribosomal protein L7/L12 gives rise to the protein MAEKSFNTLIDSIGNMSVIELSDFVKALEEKFGVSAAMPMAAAAAPVAAAPVAEEKSEYKVTLESSGPEKIKTIKALRTVVAELNLTDAKKMVEEAPQVIKEAAPKDLANKIKEALEAAGAKVKLS